A genome region from Mesorhizobium sp. B2-1-8 includes the following:
- the cysT gene encoding sulfate ABC transporter permease subunit CysT → MTIAPAQAGWRFRQPSVIPGFGLTLGFSLAYLTLIILIPLSGLIWRSAALGWTDFWAIATDRRTLNALEISFGTAFIAAAVNVVFGTLVAWVLVRYRFPGRRIVDAMVDLPFALPTAVAGIALTTLYAPNGWIGKLLMPLGIKVAYTPLGIVIALIFIGLPFVVRTVQPIMEEIDKEVEEAAATLGASRFQIITRVLFPGLAPAIITGFSLAFARGVGEYGSVIFIAGNLPYKSEIAPLLIVIRLEEYNYPAATATAAIMLALSFLMLLIVNLVQTWSRKRYG, encoded by the coding sequence ATGACCATAGCACCCGCGCAGGCAGGGTGGCGGTTCAGACAGCCGAGCGTCATTCCGGGTTTCGGATTGACGCTCGGCTTCTCGCTTGCCTACCTCACCCTCATCATCCTCATTCCCCTATCCGGGCTGATCTGGCGCTCGGCTGCCCTCGGCTGGACCGATTTCTGGGCCATCGCCACCGACCGCCGTACGCTCAACGCACTGGAAATCAGCTTCGGCACAGCTTTCATCGCGGCTGCCGTCAATGTCGTTTTCGGCACGCTCGTCGCCTGGGTGCTGGTGCGTTACCGCTTTCCAGGCCGCCGTATCGTCGATGCCATGGTCGACCTGCCGTTCGCGCTGCCGACGGCGGTGGCCGGCATCGCGCTGACCACGCTCTATGCACCGAATGGCTGGATCGGCAAATTGCTGATGCCGCTGGGCATCAAGGTCGCCTACACGCCGCTGGGCATCGTCATCGCGCTGATCTTCATCGGCCTGCCCTTCGTCGTGCGCACCGTGCAGCCGATCATGGAAGAGATCGACAAGGAAGTTGAGGAAGCCGCCGCCACGCTTGGCGCCAGCCGCTTCCAGATCATCACCCGCGTGCTGTTTCCGGGCCTGGCGCCGGCCATCATCACCGGTTTCTCGCTCGCCTTCGCGCGTGGCGTCGGCGAATACGGCTCGGTGATCTTCATTGCCGGCAACCTGCCCTACAAATCCGAGATCGCGCCGCTTTTGATCGTCATCCGGCTCGAGGAATACAATTACCCGGCGGCGACCGCGACCGCGGCGATCATGCTGGCGCTG
- a CDS encoding sulfate ABC transporter substrate-binding protein, whose protein sequence is MTKPHFRKLFGALVATSVQFGTLGFAFADTTILNVSYDPTRELYKAYDEAFAAHWKTKTGETVTIQQSHGGSGAQARAVIDGLDADVVTLALEGDINAIVSKSKKINPDWRTKFENNSAPYTSTIIFLVRKGNPKGIHDWNDLVKDGTQVITPNPKTSGGARWNYLAAWAYANANDGGDEAKTKEFVGKLYANAPVLDTGARGSTVTFAQKGLGDVLIGWENDAYLALDEFGADNFDIVYPPTSILAEPPVAVVDANVDGKGTRKVAEAYLSYLYSKEGQTIIAKNHYRPSKPELVPPDDLAKLPPIKLITIDDPLFGGWKKAQPYHFGDGGIFDQIYRPAQ, encoded by the coding sequence ATGACCAAACCTCATTTCCGGAAACTGTTCGGCGCACTGGTCGCCACATCTGTCCAGTTCGGCACGCTCGGTTTCGCGTTTGCCGATACCACCATTCTCAACGTGTCCTACGATCCGACGCGCGAGCTCTACAAGGCCTATGACGAGGCCTTCGCCGCGCATTGGAAGACAAAGACCGGCGAGACGGTGACCATTCAGCAGTCACATGGCGGATCGGGCGCCCAGGCCCGCGCCGTGATCGATGGTCTGGACGCCGATGTGGTGACGCTGGCGCTCGAAGGCGACATCAACGCCATCGTCTCCAAGTCCAAGAAGATCAATCCCGACTGGCGCACCAAATTCGAAAACAATTCAGCGCCTTACACCTCGACGATCATCTTCCTTGTCCGCAAGGGCAATCCTAAGGGCATCCACGACTGGAACGACCTGGTCAAGGACGGCACGCAGGTGATCACGCCCAATCCCAAAACCTCGGGCGGCGCGCGCTGGAACTATCTCGCGGCCTGGGCCTATGCCAACGCCAATGATGGCGGCGACGAGGCCAAGACCAAGGAATTCGTCGGCAAGCTCTACGCCAATGCTCCCGTGCTCGACACCGGCGCGCGCGGCTCGACCGTAACCTTCGCGCAAAAAGGCCTCGGCGACGTGCTGATCGGTTGGGAAAACGACGCCTATCTGGCGCTCGACGAGTTTGGCGCCGACAATTTCGACATCGTCTATCCGCCGACCTCGATCCTGGCCGAGCCCCCGGTGGCCGTGGTCGATGCCAATGTCGACGGCAAAGGCACGCGCAAGGTGGCCGAGGCCTATCTGAGCTACCTCTATTCCAAGGAAGGTCAAACGATCATCGCCAAGAACCACTATCGGCCGTCCAAGCCCGAACTGGTTCCGCCGGATGATCTGGCCAAGCTTCCGCCGATCAAGCTGATCACCATCGACGACCCGCTTTTCGGCGGCTGGAAGAAGGCGCAGCCTTATCATTTCGGCGACGGTGGTATATTCGACCAGATCTACAGGCCGGCCCAGTGA
- the pbpC gene encoding penicillin-binding protein 1C, with product MLSRKFLRGAAITLASCAGVLALSVASLWELDRAFPPPLPATLTVSTEVQDRDGQLLRAFATPDGYWRLETRLDQVDKQFVDMLVTYEDKRFWDHEGVDVLALARAAGQFATTGHIVSGGSTLSMQLARLIEPRESRSVGSKIKQMLRAIQIERRLSKREILERYLTLAPYGGNLEGVRAASLAYFGKEPKRLTVSEAALLVALPQLPEKRRPDRNLQIAHAARDRVLSRMVSSGLIGEREAARAALDDVSGLRRTLPALAAHAAYAMLPRAVPGQPLKLTIRKSVQQGLEQVARDAATKLGPRLSVAMVLADARTGDILGEVGSANFFDSSRSGWIDMTKVVRSPGSTLKPFIYGLAFEQGLVAQETLIEDSPVDFGGYRPKNFDMGYQGDVSIRQALQLSLNVPAIRVLDAVGPARLTARFRQGGVNPILPVNEAPGLAIGLGGVGVTLRDLVQLYTGLANGGKTHSLRDGTEPASAASSTTTILNDQANWQIVDILSGVKPPEGALQRGIAYKTGTSYGYRDAWSVGFDGRYVLGVWVGRPDAGAVPGLSGYVSAAPILFEGFVRSGLATVPLPGKPPGAFTPKREELPVTLARFGAGADGLVQATPTEPAPTIIFPPDGARVDLATNSADASPLVLKLQGGRAPFRWLANGKPLIGLDRRRTATWQPDGAGYSTLTVIDAAGRAASVKVFVE from the coding sequence GCAGCCATAACGCTGGCTTCCTGCGCCGGCGTCCTTGCCCTTTCCGTCGCTTCCCTCTGGGAACTCGACCGCGCTTTTCCGCCACCATTGCCGGCGACGCTCACTGTCTCGACCGAAGTCCAGGACCGCGACGGCCAGTTGCTGCGCGCCTTCGCCACGCCGGACGGCTACTGGCGGCTCGAAACCCGGCTCGACCAGGTCGACAAGCAGTTTGTCGACATGCTGGTCACCTATGAGGACAAGCGCTTCTGGGACCATGAGGGCGTCGATGTGCTGGCGCTGGCCCGCGCCGCCGGCCAGTTCGCCACCACCGGCCATATCGTTTCCGGCGGCTCGACCCTGTCGATGCAACTCGCCCGCCTGATCGAGCCGCGCGAGAGCCGCAGCGTCGGCTCCAAGATCAAGCAGATGTTGCGCGCCATCCAGATCGAGCGGCGGCTGTCCAAACGCGAGATCCTCGAGCGCTACCTGACGCTGGCGCCCTATGGCGGCAATCTGGAAGGCGTGCGCGCCGCTTCGCTCGCCTATTTCGGCAAGGAACCGAAGCGGCTGACGGTTTCAGAGGCCGCGCTTCTCGTCGCTCTCCCGCAATTGCCGGAGAAGCGCCGGCCTGACCGCAATCTCCAGATCGCCCATGCAGCGCGCGATCGTGTGCTGAGCCGCATGGTCTCGTCAGGCCTGATCGGCGAACGCGAGGCGGCACGCGCGGCACTCGACGATGTGTCGGGGCTGCGCCGTACCTTGCCGGCGCTTGCCGCGCATGCCGCTTATGCGATGCTGCCCAGGGCCGTTCCCGGTCAGCCGCTCAAGCTGACCATCCGCAAAAGCGTCCAGCAGGGACTGGAACAGGTAGCGCGCGACGCAGCGACAAAGCTCGGGCCGCGTCTGTCCGTCGCCATGGTGCTGGCCGACGCACGCACCGGCGACATTCTGGGCGAAGTCGGCTCGGCCAATTTCTTCGATTCCAGCCGTTCCGGCTGGATCGACATGACCAAGGTCGTGCGCTCGCCCGGCTCGACGCTGAAGCCGTTCATCTACGGCCTCGCTTTCGAGCAGGGACTGGTGGCGCAGGAAACGTTGATCGAGGACAGTCCGGTCGATTTCGGTGGCTATAGGCCGAAGAATTTCGACATGGGCTATCAGGGCGATGTCAGCATCCGTCAGGCGCTGCAATTGTCGCTCAACGTGCCGGCGATCCGCGTGCTCGACGCGGTCGGCCCGGCGCGGCTGACCGCGCGCTTCCGCCAGGGCGGCGTCAACCCGATCCTGCCGGTCAACGAAGCGCCGGGCCTGGCCATCGGCCTCGGCGGCGTCGGCGTCACGCTGCGCGACCTCGTCCAGCTCTACACAGGGCTCGCCAATGGCGGCAAGACGCACTCGCTGCGCGACGGCACCGAACCGGCCAGTGCCGCGAGTTCGACAACCACCATCCTCAACGACCAGGCCAACTGGCAGATCGTCGACATTCTGTCCGGTGTGAAGCCGCCCGAAGGCGCCTTGCAACGCGGCATTGCCTACAAGACCGGCACCTCCTACGGCTACCGTGACGCCTGGTCGGTTGGTTTTGACGGCCGCTACGTGCTGGGGGTCTGGGTCGGCCGGCCCGATGCCGGCGCGGTGCCGGGCCTCTCGGGCTATGTCTCGGCCGCCCCGATCCTGTTCGAGGGCTTTGTCCGCTCTGGCCTGGCAACCGTGCCGCTGCCAGGCAAGCCGCCTGGCGCCTTCACCCCCAAGCGCGAGGAACTGCCCGTGACGCTTGCCCGCTTCGGCGCCGGCGCGGATGGCCTGGTGCAGGCGACGCCGACCGAACCCGCGCCGACCATCATTTTCCCGCCGGATGGCGCCCGCGTCGATCTCGCCACCAACTCGGCCGACGCCTCGCCACTGGTGCTGAAATTGCAAGGCGGTCGCGCGCCGTTCCGCTGGCTGGCCAACGGCAAGCCGCTCATCGGCCTCGACCGTCGCCGCACCGCGACATGGCAGCCCGACGGCGCGGGTTACTCGACGCTGACCGTCATCGACGCAGCTGGACGGGCGGCGAGTGTGAAAGTGTTCGTTGAATAG